ATAAAGAGTCGGACTGCATCGTCCCTTTTAAAGAAGGATTACTCTTCTTCTTTTTTTACGTGAAGCGTAATGACAGGCTGGATTCCTTCTGCAAGGCGGATTTTGATCTTGTAAGATCCCAGACTGCGAATGGGCTCCGCGATCTCGATTTTTCTCTTATCGAGTTCGATTCCATCTTTTTTCAAAATGGAAGCTACGTCCATAGGAGTCACCGCTCCGAAGAGTTTGTCTCCACCGCCGGTTTTGACTACGATTTCGTATTCTTTTCCGACTAAGTTAGAGGAAAAACCTTCCATCGCTTTTTTGCGTTTTTCACGTTTGAGCTCGCCCAGTTTCTTTTGGTGAAGAGCCGCTTTTGTGTTTCCTTCGTTCGCGCGAACCGCGAGTTTTTTCGGGAAAAGGAAATTTCTTGCGTAACCGTCCGCAACTTCTTTCAGGTCGCCTGCGTCCCCGAGATTGATAACGTCTTTTTGTAAGATCACTCTCATGTTGCTACCTCAGTTAACCTTGTAAGGAAGAAGACCGATGCTTCTTGCTTTGCGGATTTCACGCGCGAGAACTCTTTGGTAACGAGCGCTGGTTCCTGTGATTCTTCTCGGAATGATTTTACCACGGTTCGTGATAAATCTTTCTAAGAGTTCGATATTCTTATAATTGATTTGTTTTGCAAGTTCCGGATCCGCAGTAAAACGGCAAACCTTCTTCTTGTATTTATTCTGTTTTCTCTGTGGCTTTCCTTCCATTTCGCCGGAAGATTCGCCTTGTTCCGATCTTTCAGATCGTTCTTCTTTTACTTCATTCTCACTCATAAGTGTTCCTCATTAAAACGGTATGTCGTCGTCACCATCCGGTGCAGGGCTGTAGTATTCCGGAGAGGATGGATAAGAATTTCCTCCGGAAGAAGAGGATTCCCTCGGAGAGGAAGAAGAATCGTCTCTCGAACCGAGGAGTTGAAAATTCTCCACTACGATTCGAATCCGAGACGCTTTCTTTCCTTCGGGAGTTTCCCAAGTGTCCTGCTTCAGTCGTCCTTCAATCGCTATTTGTTTGCCTTTTTTGCAATACTGTTGAATGATATCAGCCGGTTTTCCCCAGACTTCACAATCGAAAAAATGAGACTCTTCTCTCTTCTCACCGTTAGACACATAGGTCCGGCCATTGGCCAAGGAGAAGTTTACGAGAGAAGTCCCGTTGATCGATTTGAACTCAGGGTCCCGCGTTAGGCGGCCGACCAGAGTCACTCTGTTGATATCATTAGCCATTGAGACGGACAACCATGGAACGAAGAATGTTCTGGTTGATTAGAAAATCCTTTTCCACTTTTGCGATCGCTTCCGGGGAAGCGGTACACTTGTAGTGATGGAAGATGCCCTGCTCTTCGTGTTTGATCGGATGCCAGAGTTTTCTTTGGCCCCAATCTTCGTCGGAAGTGATGCTAACGGAATGCTTACCTAAGGTTTCTTGAACCTCAGTTTTTGCAACTTCCCGAGAGCTCACACGTGTGATGGTGGTGAGTTCGTAGTTTCTCAATTGTTTCCCCTATGGTTAAAGCCCGCCTGCGGAACGCGACGAGCAGAAGAACCTATAATTGTACCTATTTTTTGCGTTTAGAGCCCGGGGTCAAGGTAGAATTCAACCGGAGGTCCAGAAATGCTCTTTCTTCTTCCACGCGGAGTTCCGTCCCGAGTTCGCTGGAAAGGACTGCGATTTCTTGGAGAAATTCTTTGGCTTCCTTCCCTTTTACGGGACGAATTTTATGATCTTCTTTTTGAAATTTCCCGAAGATCGGAACGAGTTCGACCATTTCTAAAGCATTCTTCCGGATATGAAGAATCGCGATCAGATTGTGGTTCAAATAGGAGTTCCTACTTCCGAAAATCAGGTTTCCAAGAGAATAGAGAATCACCCCTCCTCGATAGAGTTCAATTCCCTGAGGGATATGAGGATGATGGCCGATCACAACCTTGACCCCTGAATCGATCAGGGCATGAGCGATCTTTCTCTGATCGACGGTCGGAAAGGGAGAATATTCCACTCCCCAGTGGAGAGAGACGATTCGGACCGGTGGAGCTCCCACGCCCTGTCTTCCTCCACCCCTTCTTTCAAAAAAAGAAGCCTGTAGGGAAGGAAGGGAAAACGGCGCCACACCCGCTTTGGTTGCCGTCGCGTAGTGAGCCGGTTCCGCGATTGCGGTTACGGAATGAATTCTTAAATCGTTTCCTTTTAGGCTCAGATTCAAGGGACCGAAAACTTCAGGAATTTTTTGCCCGGCGCCGACGTTTAGAATATGATTTTTCTTTAATATATCCAAAGTCTCCGCCATTCCTTTCGGGCCGTGATCAAAGGAATGATTGTTTCCCAGAAACACGAGATCGACTTCCAAAAATTTCAGAGAATCCATGTCCTTCTCGTGCGC
This is a stretch of genomic DNA from Leptospira stimsonii. It encodes these proteins:
- the rpsR gene encoding 30S ribosomal protein S18, which gives rise to MSENEVKEERSERSEQGESSGEMEGKPQRKQNKYKKKVCRFTADPELAKQINYKNIELLERFITNRGKIIPRRITGTSARYQRVLAREIRKARSIGLLPYKVN
- the rplI gene encoding 50S ribosomal protein L9, with amino-acid sequence MRVILQKDVINLGDAGDLKEVADGYARNFLFPKKLAVRANEGNTKAALHQKKLGELKREKRKKAMEGFSSNLVGKEYEIVVKTGGGDKLFGAVTPMDVASILKKDGIELDKRKIEIAEPIRSLGSYKIKIRLAEGIQPVITLHVKKEEE
- a CDS encoding CapA family protein, whose translation is MVKKIFPNSSEENNVHLVSYFILKIRKLIFLSIPILFFSCLLPETMDSISKEETPESPSALAILQDKLDSVLHPEHNRDPELLKVLAGGDVMFNWGIRDTINKHGEIAPVEGLKTLFGEADFRMVNLETPVVASKTEESKKAYIFTAHEKDMDSLKFLEVDLVFLGNNHSFDHGPKGMAETLDILKKNHILNVGAGQKIPEVFGPLNLSLKGNDLRIHSVTAIAEPAHYATATKAGVAPFSLPSLQASFFERRGGGRQGVGAPPVRIVSLHWGVEYSPFPTVDQRKIAHALIDSGVKVVIGHHPHIPQGIELYRGGVILYSLGNLIFGSRNSYLNHNLIAILHIRKNALEMVELVPIFGKFQKEDHKIRPVKGKEAKEFLQEIAVLSSELGTELRVEEERAFLDLRLNSTLTPGSKRKK
- the rpsF gene encoding 30S ribosomal protein S6 — protein: MRNYELTTITRVSSREVAKTEVQETLGKHSVSITSDEDWGQRKLWHPIKHEEQGIFHHYKCTASPEAIAKVEKDFLINQNILRSMVVRLNG
- the ssb gene encoding single-stranded DNA-binding protein, with amino-acid sequence MANDINRVTLVGRLTRDPEFKSINGTSLVNFSLANGRTYVSNGEKREESHFFDCEVWGKPADIIQQYCKKGKQIAIEGRLKQDTWETPEGKKASRIRIVVENFQLLGSRDDSSSSPRESSSSGGNSYPSSPEYYSPAPDGDDDIPF